The following proteins are encoded in a genomic region of Mycolicibacterium rutilum:
- a CDS encoding ecdysteroid 22-kinase family protein, with translation MDVVTDRTAGIDGAVRTGRALAEAAAAVLPLRWVRADFPLTAADVDPGFLTRALRDVAGGATVVAARPVGGTSGTTDRVRLDLSWDRDSGDLPRHVFIKSTPTSAKNRTMVAALALARNEALFYRHARSALSERSAPRCFSAHAGMGARHLLVLEDLTDRGGEPKALCDDVDAGYARAMMVTLGELHATFWDSPRLRGDLDFVRPERERPGFPLLLRQFRQVRSKLLKSAEYELPREVREMAAFVNANDWALHANWDKGPQTVIHGDTHLGNTFGLGDGGVGLLDWQVLYRAPGMRDVAYFLVTSVPVEVRRAHTDELLQTYLETLARNGVPAVPTRDQAWDALCLFAFDAWDSAAITLVWPGLQAPENVAKSVERANAAIVDLDVMPVLRRSI, from the coding sequence GTGGACGTCGTCACCGATCGAACCGCCGGAATCGACGGTGCGGTGCGGACGGGCCGGGCGCTCGCCGAAGCCGCAGCAGCGGTGCTGCCGCTGCGCTGGGTGCGGGCGGACTTCCCGCTCACCGCCGCGGACGTCGACCCCGGCTTTCTCACCCGTGCGCTGCGCGACGTCGCCGGAGGGGCCACCGTGGTCGCCGCGCGGCCGGTGGGCGGTACCAGCGGCACGACCGATCGCGTTCGGCTCGACCTCAGCTGGGACCGCGACAGCGGCGACCTGCCACGGCACGTGTTCATCAAGAGCACCCCCACGAGCGCCAAGAACCGCACGATGGTCGCGGCGCTGGCGCTGGCCCGCAACGAGGCGCTGTTCTATCGGCACGCCCGGTCCGCGCTCAGCGAGCGGAGCGCTCCGCGTTGCTTCTCGGCGCACGCGGGCATGGGTGCGCGGCACCTGCTCGTGTTGGAGGACCTCACGGACCGCGGCGGGGAGCCCAAGGCGCTGTGCGACGACGTCGACGCCGGTTACGCCAGGGCGATGATGGTCACCCTGGGCGAACTGCACGCGACGTTCTGGGACTCACCGCGGCTGCGCGGTGACCTCGATTTCGTCCGCCCGGAGCGGGAACGGCCGGGTTTTCCGTTGCTGCTGCGGCAGTTTCGGCAGGTGCGCTCGAAGCTGCTCAAATCGGCCGAGTACGAGCTGCCGCGTGAGGTGCGCGAGATGGCCGCGTTCGTCAACGCCAACGACTGGGCGCTGCACGCGAACTGGGATAAGGGCCCGCAGACCGTCATCCACGGTGACACCCATCTGGGCAACACGTTCGGGCTCGGTGACGGAGGCGTCGGCCTGCTGGACTGGCAGGTGCTGTACCGGGCGCCGGGTATGCGCGATGTCGCCTACTTCCTCGTGACCTCGGTGCCCGTGGAGGTGCGCCGGGCGCACACCGACGAACTGCTGCAGACCTACCTCGAGACGCTCGCGCGCAACGGCGTTCCCGCCGTGCCGACACGTGATCAAGCCTGGGATGCGCTGTGCCTGTTCGCCTTCGACGCGTGGGACTCCGCGGCGATAACGCTGGTGTGGCCGGGTCTGCAGGCCCCGGAGAACGTCGCCAAGAGTGTGGAACGGGCGAACGCGGCGATCGTGGACCTCGACGTCATGCCGGTGCTTCGCCGAAGCATCTGA
- a CDS encoding acyl-CoA dehydrogenase family protein translates to MAEELADQPDNVADQYEYRFTDEQAQLRDAVRKFSAEHFSEEKVRELMESDPPFDAKVWSRLGGELGVLGLSVPEADGGVGGTLIDQAVAIEELGARLACGPLFGTVYLAIPALVAAPAGAVRDELLADLVEGRRTAAVAAQDRAAAFDADAVTVTAAGETLSGTVDRVVDGGIADVLLVAARGSDGIGLYAVEADNAGVQRTPLATLDLTRSQADVTFADAPARLIAGADEAPRVVEHAFQVGAALLAVEQVGAAQHLLDLSVEYAKSRLQFGRPIGSFQAVKHRLANLLVDVEHARSTAYHAVWALANGSDDPALATSIAQAVCSAALTHVATDTIQVHGGIGFTWEHQAHLYYKRATTDAVLLGSAEQHRDRVAAMVLDAAAEDRVPRVADGRTA, encoded by the coding sequence GTGGCTGAGGAGCTTGCGGATCAGCCCGACAATGTGGCTGACCAGTATGAGTACAGGTTCACCGACGAGCAGGCCCAATTGCGTGACGCGGTACGCAAATTCAGCGCCGAGCACTTCTCCGAGGAGAAGGTCCGCGAGCTCATGGAGTCCGACCCGCCGTTCGACGCGAAGGTGTGGTCCCGGCTCGGCGGCGAGCTCGGAGTGCTCGGTCTGTCGGTGCCCGAAGCCGACGGCGGTGTCGGCGGCACACTGATCGACCAGGCGGTCGCCATCGAGGAACTCGGCGCGCGGCTGGCGTGCGGGCCGCTGTTCGGCACGGTGTATCTGGCGATCCCGGCGCTCGTCGCCGCCCCGGCGGGTGCAGTTCGCGACGAACTCCTCGCCGACCTCGTCGAGGGTCGACGCACGGCGGCGGTCGCGGCGCAGGACCGGGCCGCGGCCTTCGACGCCGACGCGGTCACCGTCACCGCGGCGGGGGAGACGTTGTCGGGCACGGTCGACCGCGTGGTCGATGGCGGTATCGCCGACGTCCTGCTGGTCGCGGCGCGCGGCTCCGACGGCATCGGCCTGTATGCGGTCGAGGCCGACAACGCCGGGGTGCAGCGCACACCGTTGGCCACCCTCGATCTCACCCGCTCTCAGGCGGACGTCACGTTCGCCGACGCGCCCGCGCGGCTGATCGCCGGCGCCGACGAGGCGCCGCGGGTGGTCGAGCATGCGTTCCAGGTCGGCGCGGCGCTGCTGGCCGTCGAACAGGTCGGCGCCGCCCAGCATCTGCTCGATCTGTCCGTCGAGTACGCGAAGTCCCGGTTGCAGTTCGGCAGGCCGATCGGGTCCTTCCAGGCGGTCAAGCACCGCCTCGCGAATCTGCTGGTGGATGTCGAACATGCCAGATCGACTGCGTATCACGCGGTGTGGGCATTGGCGAACGGCTCGGACGATCCCGCGCTGGCGACCAGCATCGCTCAGGCGGTGTGCTCGGCGGCGCTCACCCATGTCGCCACCGACACCATCCAGGTGCACGGTGGCATCGGCTTCACGTGGGAGCACCAGGCGCACCTCTACTACAAGCGCGCCACGACCGACGCGGTGCTGCTGGGCAGCGCCGAGCAGCACCGGGACCGGGTGGCGGCGATGGTGCTGGACGCCGCCGCCGAGGATCGCGTGCCACGGGTCGCCGACGGCCGCACCGCCTGA
- a CDS encoding acyl-CoA dehydrogenase family protein, translating into MSDDADAERVAGLAREVVTGHDPKTVPIPDFLGACYDAGLSWVHFPEGLGGLGVSRGLQAVADRILQGAGGPVPLGLNPMGYGMAAPTIREHAQTEDVKRQWLRPLATTEDLWCQLFSEPGAGSDLAGLATSAVRDGDEWVINGQKVWTSLAHRARWGLLLARTNPDVPKHKGLTYFVIDMHGPGVETRPLRQMTGQAEFNEVYFTDARIPDKHRLGDVGNGWNVAMTTLMNERTALGGSGSRRGAGTIADATGLWTSRPERRTTVLRDRLTQLWLRSEAQRLTSERSRAAATVGGPGPEGSIGKLVGAELNQDIYQWCMDFLGPEGLLYHGYQQGRGTGDGDWQGPIQQRFLRSRANTIEGGTSEVMRNILGERILGLPGDLRADSGMPWKEIPRG; encoded by the coding sequence ATGAGCGACGACGCTGACGCCGAACGGGTCGCCGGGCTGGCGCGTGAAGTCGTCACCGGGCATGACCCCAAGACGGTGCCGATCCCTGACTTCCTTGGGGCCTGTTACGACGCGGGCCTGTCCTGGGTGCACTTCCCCGAAGGACTCGGCGGGCTCGGCGTCTCCCGCGGGCTGCAGGCGGTCGCCGACCGCATCCTGCAGGGCGCGGGCGGACCGGTCCCGCTCGGGCTGAACCCGATGGGCTACGGAATGGCCGCGCCGACCATCCGCGAACACGCGCAGACCGAGGACGTGAAACGGCAGTGGCTGCGGCCCCTGGCCACCACCGAAGACCTGTGGTGCCAGTTGTTCTCCGAGCCCGGCGCCGGATCCGACCTCGCCGGACTGGCCACCTCGGCGGTGCGCGACGGGGACGAGTGGGTGATCAACGGCCAGAAGGTGTGGACCAGCCTCGCGCATCGCGCCCGTTGGGGCCTGCTGCTGGCGCGGACCAATCCCGACGTGCCCAAGCACAAGGGGCTCACGTACTTCGTGATCGACATGCACGGCCCAGGCGTCGAGACCCGGCCGCTGCGGCAGATGACCGGTCAGGCCGAGTTCAACGAGGTGTACTTCACCGACGCCCGCATCCCCGACAAGCACCGCCTCGGTGACGTCGGCAACGGCTGGAACGTCGCGATGACCACGCTGATGAACGAGCGAACCGCGCTCGGCGGCAGCGGAAGTCGCCGCGGTGCGGGCACGATCGCCGACGCCACCGGCTTGTGGACGTCACGGCCCGAACGCCGGACCACGGTCCTGCGCGACCGGCTGACCCAGCTGTGGCTGCGTTCGGAGGCGCAGCGGCTCACCTCGGAGCGGTCCCGCGCGGCGGCCACCGTCGGCGGACCCGGCCCCGAAGGCTCGATCGGCAAGCTGGTCGGCGCCGAACTCAACCAGGACATCTACCAGTGGTGCATGGATTTTCTTGGGCCAGAAGGCCTTCTGTACCACGGGTACCAGCAGGGCCGGGGTACCGGTGACGGAGACTGGCAGGGCCCGATCCAGCAGCGGTTCCTGCGCAGCCGCGCCAACACCATCGAGGGCGGCACCTCCGAGGTGATGCGCAACATCCTCGGCGAACGGATCCTCGGGCTGCCCGGCGATCTGCGGGCCGATTCGGGTATGCCGTGGAAGGAGATCCCGCGTGGCTGA
- a CDS encoding aldehyde dehydrogenase family protein: MQRFRTEEEAITRANATEFGLAGYVFTESLDRAFNVADRLETGLVGINQGVPSNAAAPFGGTKQSGIGREGSSEGLDEYQEVRFYNIARRSTA, from the coding sequence GTGCAGCGGTTCCGCACCGAGGAGGAGGCGATCACCCGGGCCAACGCCACCGAATTCGGTTTGGCCGGTTACGTGTTCACCGAGAGCCTGGATCGGGCGTTCAACGTCGCCGACCGCCTCGAGACCGGGCTGGTGGGAATCAACCAGGGGGTGCCGTCCAACGCCGCGGCGCCGTTCGGTGGCACCAAGCAGTCCGGCATCGGCCGCGAAGGCAGCAGCGAGGGACTCGACGAATACCAGGAGGTGCGGTTCTACAACATCGCCCGCCGCAGCACCGCCTGA
- a CDS encoding GntR family transcriptional regulator — MNDTFRTLGSRSTVSRNAAGAFHVGRGPVREALKRLTEQGLLVSERNRGVFVPVLSTADVEDIYRLREAVELAALKYLVQNPDPQVFAKLWDILRQYRENLAIQDWDNADENDMAFHRELVHATGSRRLIQAFDTVVVETRMCLRALVFHHPDHPDMESWHADILRAAERGDLPAAQHALEFHNSTVIADIKRGHETGA, encoded by the coding sequence GTGAACGACACCTTCCGCACCCTCGGGTCGCGCAGCACCGTCTCGCGGAACGCCGCGGGCGCGTTCCACGTCGGCCGGGGACCCGTGCGGGAGGCACTCAAGCGACTCACCGAGCAGGGTCTGCTGGTCTCCGAACGCAACCGCGGGGTCTTCGTGCCGGTGTTGTCGACCGCCGACGTGGAGGACATCTACCGGCTGCGTGAGGCGGTGGAGCTCGCGGCGCTCAAGTACCTCGTGCAGAACCCCGACCCGCAGGTGTTCGCCAAGCTGTGGGACATCCTCCGGCAGTACCGGGAGAACCTCGCGATCCAGGACTGGGACAACGCCGACGAGAACGACATGGCGTTTCACCGCGAGCTCGTGCATGCCACCGGCAGCCGACGGCTCATCCAGGCGTTCGACACAGTCGTCGTCGAGACACGAATGTGCCTGCGAGCGCTGGTTTTTCACCATCCCGACCATCCCGATATGGAAAGTTGGCACGCCGACATCCTGCGGGCCGCCGAGCGGGGTGATCTACCCGCGGCTCAGCACGCGCTCGAGTTCCACAACTCGACGGTCATCGCCGATATCAAGCGCGGCCACGAGACGGGCGCATAA